CCGTCGATGTCGACTTCGAGGGTCCTCGCGATCTGGTCGGCGAGGTCGCGAACGTCGACGTACGACCAGTAGTTGCCGGGGCCGCCGCCGACCGCGCCCTCGGGGTCCGCCCGCAGCGCCGCGAGGTCGAACGACTCCCGGAGGTCGGTGACGAAGTACTCGCCGGGGTACTGGACCCACGACGGGCGGATCGAGACGACGGAGATGCCGTCGCGCCGGACGACGGCCTTCGCGGTCTCCTCCCCGGTGACCTTCGAGAGCCCGTACGGGTCCGCGGGACGGAGCGGATGCGTCTCCTCGACCGGCAGGGCGTCCGGGGCCCGTACCTCCTCGGCGAACGGGAAGCCGTAGGCCGACTCGCTGGAGGTCCACGTCACGTCGGCGCCGACCCGACCGGCCGCGTTCAACACGTTGTACGTGCTGAGCACGTTGTTCCGGTAGACGCGTTCCCCGGCGTGGTTCAGGGGGTCCGGGATCGCGGCGAGGTGGACGACCGCGTCCGGGTCGACGGAGAGCATGAGGTCGGTGGTCTCGCCGGCGTCGACGAGGTCGACGGCGCGGAAGTCCACGCCGTCCGGGGGCGTCCCGACCGGCAGTTCGCGGTCGACGGCGACGATGTCGAACGATTCCGCCGCGAGTCGGTCGACGACCCATCGGCCGGCCCCGCCGAGCGCGCCGGTGACGACGAGCGTCGCTGTGTCTGATCCCATACGAATTTCTCGACGACGACGGAAAAAAAGGTGGCGTTGCGGCCCTCAGTCTTCGAGGACCGGGCTGTCCCAGTACTCGTGGTCCGGATCGCCGCGGAAGCAGGCGCTCTTGTGGCCCCCCTCCGGCCCGCGCAGCGCTGGTGCGGCCGCCTGGCACGCCTCGCGCGCCTCCGGACAGCGCGTGTGGAACCGACAGCCGCTCGGCGGGTTGACCGGGTCGGGGATGTCGATTTTCCGCATGGGCGGTTCGCTCGCGCCGGCGGAGTCGAGCGCGAGGTCCGGCGTCGCCCACCGGAGGACGTTCGTGTACGGGTGGCCCGGATTCTCGATGAGGTCCTCGGCCGGGCCGACCTCCACGAGCTCGCCGAGGTACATCACGCCGATGCGCCCGTCGCCGTGCTCGGCGAAGTACCGCGCGTTCGAGAGGTCGTGCGAGATGAACACGAAGGAGGTGTTGAAATCCTCCTGTAGATCCAGCATGAGGTCCATCATCTCCACGCGCAACGAGACGTCGAGCGCGCTGATGGCCTCGTCCGCGAGGATCAGGTCGGGGTTCATCAACAGGGCGCGAGAGAGCGCGACCCGCTGTTTCTCGCCGCCGCTGAGCTGGTGCGGATACCGGTCGGCGAAGTCGGACGCCGGGTTCATCCCGACGCGTTCGAGCAGCGAGAAGATCCGCTCTCGCCGCTCGCTGAGACCGACCTCCGGGTGCGTCAGCTTGATCGGTTGCGAGAGGATCTCGACTATCTTCTGGTTCGGATTCAGCGAGCTACCGGGATCCTGGTGGATGATCTGGAGCGACGACCGGATCTCGTCGAACGGGATGTCGACGTCACCGCGCCCGTCTTTGGCCTCCCAGATGTCCTGTCCCCGGTAGCGGACGGAGCCGCCGGTGGGGCGCTGGAGGCCGATGCTCGTCTTGCCGAGGGTGGACTTCCCGCACCCGCTCTCGCCGACGAGGGCGATCACGTCGTTCTCCTCGATGTCGAGCGAGATGCCGTCGACGGCTCTCACGACGTCCGGCTCCTCGAAGAACTCGAAGACCCCCTGTTCTTTCTCGAAGTGGACCTCGACGTTGTCGAGCGAGACGAGCGGCTCCTCGTCTTGGGCGGTGGCCGCCGCCTCGCGCGTGTCGGGGTGGCTCATCGATCGCCCTCCGAGCCGGCGCCGGTGGCCGTCGGGTCCTTCGCCTCGAAGTTGAGCGTGATCGACTCGCGCGCCTCCTCCCAGCGGTGACAGGCCGTGCTGTGGCCCGCCCCGGTGTCGTAGAAGTCGGGGTCGACGTCGCGGCACTCCTCGGTCGCGAGCGGACAGCGCGGGGCGTACGAACAGCCCGAGGGCACGTTGATCGGCGCCGGGCTCTGCCCCTCGATGGCGCGCATCTCTTCGAGCGGCGCGTCGAGGTTCGGCGTGGAGTTGAGCAACGCACGCGTGTACGGGTGCCCCGAGTTGCCGATGAGCTGGTCGCGCGGCGCGACCTCGATGAGGTCGAAGGCGTACATCACCGCCATCCGGTCGGCCAGCGCGGCCACCAGCGGCAGGTCGTGCGTGATGAACACCATCGTCAGGTCGTACTTCTCCTGTAGCTCCTGGAGGAGCATCAAGATGGACCGCTGCATCAACAGGTCGAGCGCGGCCGTCGGCTCGTCCATCACGAGCACGTCCGGTTCGAGGACGAGCGAGAGGGCGATGAGCGCCCGCTGGGTCATCCCGCCCGAAAGCTCGTGCGGGTACGAGTCGAGCACCCGGTCCGGGTCGAGATACAGGTCTGAGAGCAGCTCGCGGGCGAACTCTAACCCCTCGGTGACGTGGGCGTCGTGGGCCTTCAGCGTCTCCTTGAAGTGCCCCCCGATCTTCATCGTCGGGTTGAACGAGCTCATCGCACCCTGGAACACCATTGCGACCTCCTCCCAGCGGAACTGTCGCAGCTCCTCGTCGCTGAGCTCTAAGACGTCGATGGTCGTCCCGTCCGGGCGGTGATACAGCACCTCACCGGAGAGCCGTCCGGGGTCGGGAATCGCGTCGAGCATCGCCGAGGCGAGCATCGACTTCCCGCTCCCGCTCTCGCCGACGACGCCGACGACCTCGTTGCGCTCTATCGAGACGCTCACGTCGTCTAAGACGTACGACTCGCCGTTGTCGTAGGTGACTTTGGCGTTTCGCATCTCGATTATCGGATCGGTCGCCGTCGACGGGTCGCCGTACTCTCTGTCCATTGTCGTGTTCTGCGCCATTTACAGCACCTCCGTCACAGTGTCTTCGTCGTCTTCGGCCGTCGATTTCGACTCGCCGGCCATCCGCGTCCGGACGCGGGGGTTGAACACGCGGTCTAACCCCTGTCCGAGCAGGATGAGTCCGAGCGAGAGCCCCATGATCGCGGCCATCGGGGCCAAGAGCCAGTGGGCGGCCTCCAACGAGAAGAGCGCCCCGCCGCTGTACGCGAAGTTGAGCGTCACCCCCCAGTTTTGCGTCGAGTAGGGCAACACGCCGAGGAAGTAGAGCCCGACCGACGCGAACATGACGTAGCGCGCGGCGAACACGAAGTTGACCGTCACGTACG
This genomic window from Halorubrum sp. PV6 contains:
- a CDS encoding NAD(P)-dependent oxidoreductase, with amino-acid sequence MGSDTATLVVTGALGGAGRWVVDRLAAESFDIVAVDRELPVGTPPDGVDFRAVDLVDAGETTDLMLSVDPDAVVHLAAIPDPLNHAGERVYRNNVLSTYNVLNAAGRVGADVTWTSSESAYGFPFAEEVRAPDALPVEETHPLRPADPYGLSKVTGEETAKAVVRRDGISVVSIRPSWVQYPGEYFVTDLRESFDLAALRADPEGAVGGGPGNYWSYVDVRDLADQIARTLEVDIDGHEAVHCHAAENYLGEDTADLFAALLGSVPEPCSLSGDDAAFSMAKSAALLDWAPSHSWRSESAVDGPDFDAP
- a CDS encoding oligopeptide/dipeptide ABC transporter ATP-binding protein, producing MSHPDTREAAATAQDEEPLVSLDNVEVHFEKEQGVFEFFEEPDVVRAVDGISLDIEENDVIALVGESGCGKSTLGKTSIGLQRPTGGSVRYRGQDIWEAKDGRGDVDIPFDEIRSSLQIIHQDPGSSLNPNQKIVEILSQPIKLTHPEVGLSERRERIFSLLERVGMNPASDFADRYPHQLSGGEKQRVALSRALLMNPDLILADEAISALDVSLRVEMMDLMLDLQEDFNTSFVFISHDLSNARYFAEHGDGRIGVMYLGELVEVGPAEDLIENPGHPYTNVLRWATPDLALDSAGASEPPMRKIDIPDPVNPPSGCRFHTRCPEAREACQAAAPALRGPEGGHKSACFRGDPDHEYWDSPVLED
- a CDS encoding ABC transporter ATP-binding protein, coding for MAQNTTMDREYGDPSTATDPIIEMRNAKVTYDNGESYVLDDVSVSIERNEVVGVVGESGSGKSMLASAMLDAIPDPGRLSGEVLYHRPDGTTIDVLELSDEELRQFRWEEVAMVFQGAMSSFNPTMKIGGHFKETLKAHDAHVTEGLEFARELLSDLYLDPDRVLDSYPHELSGGMTQRALIALSLVLEPDVLVMDEPTAALDLLMQRSILMLLQELQEKYDLTMVFITHDLPLVAALADRMAVMYAFDLIEVAPRDQLIGNSGHPYTRALLNSTPNLDAPLEEMRAIEGQSPAPINVPSGCSYAPRCPLATEECRDVDPDFYDTGAGHSTACHRWEEARESITLNFEAKDPTATGAGSEGDR